A part of Bufo bufo chromosome 7, aBufBuf1.1, whole genome shotgun sequence genomic DNA contains:
- the LOC121008768 gene encoding uncharacterized protein LOC121008768 produces MSAPASNPNPPKKRKLSVISSSDAEDVEEASVASRQIPNEDPLSEGQNSSADREGQNVSEFSQMLHQEGHESTRKPNRLHTLGPLDSKRMGWKTGAETGLNLSGLAANHKRKKMDVGKLLALIQERPQLWDTRCDEYHDKMLKVRGWDEVTQEMLAREWEKGNSAKRRKLVQRVKTRWQSCRDQYRRERVHGLGRSGEGGRRKKPYVYTRQLNFLRPVLDVRTTVDSLEPQRETGNTSSESDQAAYGQDSPRPGEQEVEPVQQLPDEEREESSALEGASRALESSPQPRRRQRRRRRVAPPNPDSAANSQAQVQTQVLEYLRQRHLEGSEERMLSGLAHLFKELPAYKQTLFVDIMTSVLTIFKTPLDPHEVVCCVDNLKNRAFRLCPQPQPGHSMVPQHARPSSASQPLFSQEQPFMPHQSLPGPVTYPPQSHVAAPNHQGQGPFTQELFNI; encoded by the exons GACAAAACAGCAGCGCTGATAGAGAAGGTCAGAATGTTTCAGAGTTCTCACAGATGCTCCATCAGGAGGGCCATGAGTCTACTAGGAAGCCTAACCGCCTGCATACCCTCGGTCCCCTGGATTCTAAGAGAATGGGATGGAAAACAG gtgCTGAAACCGGTTTGAACCTGTCTGGCTTGGCTGCAAACCACAAGAGGAAAAAGATGGATGTTGGTAAGCTTCTGGCCTTGATCCAAGAGCGCCCCCAGCTCTGGGACACCCGGTGTGATGAATACCACGATAAAATGTTGAAGGTGCGTGGCTGGGATGAGGTGACCCAGGAGATGTTGGCCCGAGAGTGGGAGAAGGGCAATTCTGCCAAACGCAGAAAATTAG TCCAACGTGTGAAGACCCGCTGGCAGTCCTGCCGAGACCAGTACCGGCGGGAACGTGTGCACGGCCTTGGACGTAGTGGCGAGGGTGGCCGTCGGAAGAAGCCCTATGTCTACACCCGGCAACTGAACTTCTTGAGGCCAGTGCTGGATGTGAGGAC CACTGTTGACAGCCTGGAGCCACAGAGGGAAACTGGCAACACCAGCAGTGAGTCGGACCAGGCAGCGTATGGGCAGGACTCCCCTCGTCCTGGGGAGCAGGAGGTGGAACCTGTCCAGCAGCTGCCAGATGAAGAGAGGGAGGAGTCCTCTGCTCTGGAAGGAGCATCTAGAGCCCTTGAATCCAGTCCCCAGCCCCGAAGGAGACAGCGACGCAGGAGAAGGGTGGCACCTCCGAACCCTGATTCTGCCGCAAATAGTCAGGCACAGGTACAGACTCAGGTGCTTGAGTATTTGCGGCAGAGACATTTAGAAGGGAGTGAGGAGAGGATGCTAAGCGGGCTTGCTCATCTTTTTAAAGAGCTGCCCGCATATAAGCAAACCCTCTTTGTGGATATAATGACCTCGGTTTTGACAATTTTCAAAACACCTTTGGATCCACATGAGGTTGTGTGTTGTGTGGATAATCTCAAAAACCGTGCTTTCAGGTTATGCCCACAACCACAACCAGGGCACAGCATGGTCCCTCAACATGCTAGGCCCAGCTCAGCTTCACAGCCTCTTTTTTCCCAGGAGCAGCCATTTATGCCCCATCAAAGTTTACCTGGCCCAGTCACCTACCCACCCCAAAGTCATGTGGCTGCCCCTAATCACCAGGGGCAAGGTCCTTTTACCCAGGAACTTTTCAACATATAA